A stretch of Cucumis sativus cultivar 9930 chromosome 2, Cucumber_9930_V3, whole genome shotgun sequence DNA encodes these proteins:
- the LOC101205148 gene encoding tocopherol O-methyltransferase, chloroplastic isoform X1, whose protein sequence is MNLTAATPIHTSSYPPSSLHSNPFNSISPRPSFSSFTPRRFSPLLASSSAATTPPSLHMDSHRLHKGIAEFYDQSSGLWENVWGQHMHHGFYDPHSSVSLSDHRAAQIRMIEETLRFAGVEAATAVVDVGCGIGGSSRYLATKFGAKCRGITLSPVQAKRAQEISAAEGLSDKVCFEVADALNQPFSDGEFDLVWSMESGEHMPDKSKFVSELVRVTAPGGTIIIVTWCHRDLGPSESSLQPWELKLLQKICDGFYLPAWCSTADYVKLLQSHNLQDIKRADWSENVAPFWPAVIRSAFTWKGFTSLLRTGWKTIRGALVMPLMIEGFNKDLIKFAIITCRKPQ, encoded by the exons ATGAACCTCACCGCAGCAACTCCAATCCATACCTCCTCCTATCCCCCTTCCTCTCTCCATTCCAATCCCTTCAACTCCATCTCTCCCCgcccttccttttcttccttcaccCCTCGCCGCTTCTCTCCTCTCCTTGCCTCCTCCTCCGCCGCCACCACCCCGCCCTCCCTCCACATGGACTCCCATCGCCTTCACAAGGGAATCGCCGAGTTCTACGACCAATCCTCTGGCCTTTGGGAGAACGTTTGGGGCCAACATATGCACCATGGATTTTACGATCCTCATTCTTCCGTTTCCCTCTCCGATCACCGCGCTGCGCAAATCCGGATGATTGAGGAGACGCTTCGCTTCGCCGGTGTGGAGGCGGCGACTGCTGTCGTGGATGTTGGGTGTGGGATTGGGGGAAGTTCTAGGTATCTGGCCACCAAGTTTGGGGCGAAATGTAGAGGTATTACTTTGAGCCCTGTTCAAGCTAAACGGGCCCAAGAGATTTCTGCCGCTGAAGGATTAAGTGATAAG GTATGTTTTGAAGTGGCAGATGCTCTGAACCAACCATTCTCAGATGGGGAATTTGATCTGGTATGGTCCATGGAGAGTGGGGAGCACATGCCTGACAAATCCaag TTTGTCAGTGAACTAGTTAGAGTTACAGCCCCAGGTGGCACTATAATTATAGTTACATGGTGTCATAGAGACCTTGGGCCTTCTGAGAGTTCCTTGCAGCCATGGGAGTTGAAGCTTCTTCAGAAGATTTGTGATGGCTTCTATCTCCCCGCTTGGTGTTCCACTGCTGATTATGTCAAATTACTCCAATCCCACAATCTCCAG GATATAAAGAGAGCAGATTGGTCTGAAAATGTGGCTCCTTTTTGGCCAGCAGTTATTCGCTCTGCATTCACTTGGAAAGGCTTCACATCACTCTTACGAACTG GATGGAAAACAATAAGAGGAGCACTAGTAATGCCATTGATGATTGAAGGTTTCAACAAAGATCTCATCAAATTTGCCATTATTACTTGCCGTAAGCCACAATGA
- the LOC101205148 gene encoding tocopherol O-methyltransferase, chloroplastic isoform X2, translated as MNLTAATPIHTSSYPPSSLHSNPFNSISPRPSFSSFTPRRFSPLLASSSAATTPPSLHMDSHRLHKGIAEFYDQSSGLWENVWGQHMHHGFYDPHSSVSLSDHRAAQIRMIEETLRFAGVEAATAVVDVGCGIGGSSRYLATKFGAKCRGITLSPVQAKRAQEISAAEGLSDKVCFEVADALNQPFSDGEFDLVWSMESGEHMPDKSKFVSELVRVTAPGGTIIIVTWCHRDLGPSESSLQPWELKLLQKICDGFYLPAWCSTADYVKLLQSHNLQLFALHSLGKASHHSYELDGKQ; from the exons ATGAACCTCACCGCAGCAACTCCAATCCATACCTCCTCCTATCCCCCTTCCTCTCTCCATTCCAATCCCTTCAACTCCATCTCTCCCCgcccttccttttcttccttcaccCCTCGCCGCTTCTCTCCTCTCCTTGCCTCCTCCTCCGCCGCCACCACCCCGCCCTCCCTCCACATGGACTCCCATCGCCTTCACAAGGGAATCGCCGAGTTCTACGACCAATCCTCTGGCCTTTGGGAGAACGTTTGGGGCCAACATATGCACCATGGATTTTACGATCCTCATTCTTCCGTTTCCCTCTCCGATCACCGCGCTGCGCAAATCCGGATGATTGAGGAGACGCTTCGCTTCGCCGGTGTGGAGGCGGCGACTGCTGTCGTGGATGTTGGGTGTGGGATTGGGGGAAGTTCTAGGTATCTGGCCACCAAGTTTGGGGCGAAATGTAGAGGTATTACTTTGAGCCCTGTTCAAGCTAAACGGGCCCAAGAGATTTCTGCCGCTGAAGGATTAAGTGATAAG GTATGTTTTGAAGTGGCAGATGCTCTGAACCAACCATTCTCAGATGGGGAATTTGATCTGGTATGGTCCATGGAGAGTGGGGAGCACATGCCTGACAAATCCaag TTTGTCAGTGAACTAGTTAGAGTTACAGCCCCAGGTGGCACTATAATTATAGTTACATGGTGTCATAGAGACCTTGGGCCTTCTGAGAGTTCCTTGCAGCCATGGGAGTTGAAGCTTCTTCAGAAGATTTGTGATGGCTTCTATCTCCCCGCTTGGTGTTCCACTGCTGATTATGTCAAATTACTCCAATCCCACAATCTCCAG TTATTCGCTCTGCATTCACTTGGAAAGGCTTCACATCACTCTTACGAACTG GATGGAAAACAATAA
- the LOC105434768 gene encoding RING-H2 finger protein ATL16 — translation MSSPTTFSFRCSIRCNANGSAATNGQPLQFVELRLGHFSQLVLSPSHQILQQTSPILISDTLIRFPLRELEDPPFISHSSLCRFLSSYNISDAVCDAIFLKISSFAFQLVAGNLNSNFHIIAALDFVYTHWVDLDPAEDAAAVRQGAPRSAIERLMKEKYDGNGGEEMEDECSVCYEDLHGKTEKEKEVSRIPCGHMFHKSCILKWLKISNSCPLCRGELEA, via the coding sequence ATGTCTTCCCCAACCACTTTCTCCTTCCGATGCTCTATTCGCTGCAACGCCAACGGCAGTGCTGCCACCAACGGTCAACCCTTGCAATTCGTTGAACTCCGATTGGGACATTTCAGCCAACTGGTTCTTTCACCTTCTCACCAAATCCTTCAACAAACTTCCCCCATTCTAATTTCTGATACTCTGATCCGTTTCCCTCTGCGGGAGCTTGAAGATCCACCATTCATCTCCCACTCCTCCCTCTGTCGCTTTCTCTCTTCCTACAACATCTCCGACGCCGTCTGTGACGCCATCTTCCTCAAGATCTCTTCATTTGCCTTTCAATTGGTTGCCGGTAACCTCAATTCCAACTTCCACATCATAGCCGCTTTGGATTTTGTGTACACGCACTGGGTGGACCTGGACCCAGCAGAAGATGCAGCGGCGGTGAGGCAAGGGGCGCCGAGGTCGGCGATTGAGAGGTTGATGAAGGAGAAATATGATGGGAACGGAGGGGAAGAGATGGAAGATGAGTGTAGTGTTTGTTATGAAGATCTCCATGGGAAAAcagagaaggaaaaggaagtGAGCAGGATCCCATGCGGGCACATGTTTCATAAGTCATGTATTCTCAAATGGCTTAAAATCAGCAATTCATGTCCTTTGTGCAGAGGGGAATTAGAAGCATAG
- the LOC101204899 gene encoding NADH dehydrogenase [ubiquinone] iron-sulfur protein 6, mitochondrial, giving the protein MASSLFKVLLESSSNIPSSTRNLSLVANQIGQHTAKWMQDTSKKSPMELINEVPPIKVAGRIVACEGDSNPALGHPIEFICLDREEPAVCKYCGLRYTQGHHH; this is encoded by the exons ATGGCGTCGAGTCTGTTCAAAGTGCTTCTTGAATCTTCTTCTAACATCCCATCTTCTACGAGAAATCTGAGTCTTGTTGCCAATCAAATCGGCCAGCACACCGCCAAATGGATGCAG GATACAAGTAAGAAATCACCCATGGAGTTGATCAATGAGGTTCCACCAATCAAGGTTGCAGGCCGTATCGTTGCTTGTGAGGGAG ACAGCAATCCTGCCCTTGGACATCCAATCGAGTTCATATGCCTTGATCGGGAAGAGCCTGCTGTGTGCAAGTACTGTGGCCTGCGCTATACTCAGGGCCATCACCACTAG